TGGAATGGCGGGAAAATGATAATCTGACAACATTAGGCATCATGAAGGACAAAGCCCTTCAGGGTGGTGGTGCAAAACGGATTGAGGTCCAGCACAAAAAACATAAGCTGACTGCACGTGAACGAATTGATCTTTTGCTCGATCAGGGCTCTTTCGAGGAGTTTGATATCCTGAAAACAGGTCAAGGCGCCTGTGGTGAGGCTGAATATCCAGGCGATGGTGTTATAACCGGTCATGGTACAATCGACGGTCGTGAGGTTTGCGTTTTTTCACAGGATTTTACTATTCTTGGCGGCTCACTTGGTGAAGCGCATTCCGCCAAGATCTGTAAAATTATGGATCACGCAGTACGTGTCGGGGCGCCCATTATCGGTTTAAACGATTCCGGTGGCGCTCGTATTCAGGAAGGTGTTGATTCCTTGGCAGCCTATGGTGAGATATTCAGCCGTAATGTGCTGGCAAGTGGTGTTGTGCCACAGATCTCCTGTATTATGGGGCCCTGTGCTGGCGGCGCGGTCTACAGCCCGGCCATGACAGACTTTACCTTCATGGTTGAAAGTTCGTCATTTATGTTTGTCACCGGGCCTAACGTCGTCAAGACTGTAACCCATCAGGATATCAGTGCCGAGGATCTTGGTGGCGCCACTGTGCATAATGAAAAAAGCGGTGTTGCCCATTTTGCCTTGCCAAACGATATATTATGTCTGCGCGAAGTTCGTCGATTAATAAACTACCTGCCGTCCAATAACACCCAGACAGCGCCTATTCTTGATCTAAGAGATCCTCTTGATCGAGTTGACCCGGCTCTGGATTATCTGATTCCAGCCAATCCACATCAAAGTTATGATATGAAAATTCTGATTACCTCAATTCTTGACGGTGCAGAATTTTTAGAGATCCAGCCCCATTTTGCCAAAAATATTATTGTTGGTTTTGGCCGTTTAGGTGGACAGACCATCGGTCTTATTGCCAATCAGCCGGCTGTTCTTGCCGGGGTTCTTGATGTTAATGCCTCGTCAAAGGCGGCCCGCTTTGTAAGGTTTTGTGACTCTTTTAATATCCCCATAGTGACCTTGGTTGATGTGCCGGGATTTATGCCAGGTCCTGAGCAGGAACATGGCGGTATAATCCGACATGGCGCCAAGCTCCTTTACGCCTTTGTTGAGGCAACTGTGCCGCGAATTACCGTGATTTTACGTAAGGCCTACGGCGGTGCTTACGTGGTAATGAACTCCAAGCATATTCGCTGTGATATCAACTATGCCTGGCCATCTGCAGAGATCGCCGTTTTAGGGCCGAAGGGCGCTTCAGAAATTATCTACAAGAAAGAGATTGATGCCGCTGCTGATCCTGCCGCACTCCTGGAACAAAAATCTGAAGAGTACAGAAAAGTGTTTGCCAATCCCTTTTTGGCTGCCCAGAAAGGGTACATTGATGACGTAATAACGCCAAGTTCTACAAGAACACGTCTGATCCGCAGTCTGCAATTTCTTGAGAATAAATCTACTCAAAATCCAAGCCGCAAGCACGGCAATATCCCACTGTGAGTTTTCCTATGTTTGATAAAATACTTATTGCTAACCGAGGTGAAATTGCTGTTCGAGTAATTCAAACCTGTAAACGACTTGGTGTTAAAACCGTTGCTGTCTTTTCAGATATTGATTCGAGGTCACTGCACGTTCGTGAAGCTGATGAGGCAGTATATCTTGGTCCGGCACCGTCAGAACAGTCCTATCTGCTAAAAGATAAAATTATTGAGCAGGCCTTAAAGCTTAACTGCCAGGCTATTCATCCGGGGTATGGCTTCTTGTCTGAAAATGCTCAGTTTGCCCAGATGGTTATCGATGCCGGGCTGGTTTTTATTGGTCCACCTCCAAAGGTTATTGAGAAACTTGGTGATAAGATTGAGGCAAAAGCAGTTGCCATTAAAGCCGGTGTTCCGGTTGTGCCAGGACACAATGAGCCTGTTTCCGACCCTGCTGATCTGGAGGCCATCGCTGACAGGATAGGGTACCCTATCCTGCTTAAACCTGCCGCCGGAGGTGGTGGGCGCGGAATGCGAATAGTTCATGCCAAAGACGAACTGGCAGCTGCTTTCAAGGCTGGTCAGGAGGAAACCCGTAAGGCTTTTGCTGATGATAAGCTTTTTGTTGAACGTTTTGTTGAGAATCCTCGTCATATTGAGATTCAGATCATGGCTGATTCCCATGGTAACGTTGTCTATCTTGGCGAACGAGAATGCTCTATTCAGCGGCGTTATCAGAAAGTGATTGAAGAAGCACCGTCAATTGCCTTAACCCCCGAAATGCGAAAGCGGATCGGTGAACTGGCCTGTTCTTTGTCAAAAGAAGCGGGGTATGTTAATGCGGGTACGGTTGAGTTTATTCTTGACGCACACGGTGATTTTTTCTTTTTAGAGATGAATACCAGGTTGCAGGTTGAGCATCCTGTGACCGAACTTATAACCGGCAAAGACCTGGTGGAAATTCAACTTGAAGTTGCCTCCGGCCAAGCACTTGCCTTTACCCAGGATGAGATTGTTTTAAATGGATGGGCCTTTGAAGCACGGATTTGTGCTGAAGACCCGGAAAGGAACTTTCTGCCTTCAACTGGTTTGATAACCCGCTATTCCGAACCACGCGGAGAAGGCGTGCGACTTGACTCAGGGATTAGCGCCGGGAGTAATGTCAGTGTCTATTATGATTCCATGCTTGCCAAGGTGATCAGTTATGGCAAAGATCGGGAAGAGGCACGTCGGCGTTTAATAAGCGCTCTTAATGGATTTCACCTTGAAGGCGTCATTACTAATGTTGATTTTTCAAATGCAATCTTAAACCACCCGGCCTTTATTAAAGGTGATTTAACCACTCATTTTATTGAAGACCATTTTGATCAGGGAACAATGAAAATTGATCCTCCTATGGATCAATTAGAGAAAATGGTAATTGCCGCCACCCTTGTTTATCATAATCGTAAAAACCTGGTTAGGGTCTCCCTTAGGCCGATGATCTCCAAGGTTGGGCCAGAGCATCGTAAAGATGGATGGATTCACTACGTTGTAAAGGGGCTTAAGAATGTCTTTACCATCAAACTCAAGGGCAATATTGATTCAAAACAGTGGGAAGTTGAGGTTAACAGTAACTCCTATCACGTTGTCACTCCTTCATTTGAGTTCTTCCGTCGTCGTCTTAAGCTAACAATCAATGATACGATCGAGTATTTTCGTCTACAGTATAAGGAAAACTTTATCTGGAGTTCATTTTGCGGGATTTCCCGTAATTTTGAAGTGTATACGCCAAGGGAATGGGAACTCTCCAGCTATATGCCACTGGAAAGAAAGTCTGTGAAGGATAATATCCTCAGAGCTCCAATGCCTGGTTTGATTGTTGATGTTACTGTTAAGCCTGGTGATCAAGTTTTTCGGGGGCAGGATCTGGTTATTATTGAGTCCATGAAGATGGAAAGTGGCGTTGCATCGCCTTGCGATGGTCAGGTTGATGAGGTGAAAACCAGCTCTGGGCAGGCAGTTGAATCAGGCGATGTGCTCATTACCTTTGTTAAATGAATAGTGGAAGGGAAGCTGTAATGGTTAAAAAGATCGATCACATCGGCATTGCCGTAAAATCTATTGATGCAGCCCGCAAATTTTACGAAGATGCCCTGGGGCTTGTCTGTGAAAAAATTGAAACAGTTGATTCTCAGAAAGTAAAAACGGCTTTTTTTTCAATTGGCGATACGCATATCGAGCTGCTTGAAGCAACGGATCAGGACAGTCCTGTTGCTAAATTTATTGAAAAAAATGGAGAGGGTGTTCATCATATTGCCTATGCCTGTGACGATATCAAGCTGCAGTTAGAACAAGCCAAACAGGCTGGAGTTAAACTGATTCACGAGGAGCCAGTTGTTGGAGCCGGTGGCAAAAAAGTTGCCTTCCTCCACCCAAAATCATCATATGGAGTGCTGACTGAATTTTGTACGAAATAAGTGTATTCAGTAACTGATAAAATGTGAAAAAAGAAAGACATAGTGTTGAAATTGAAAAAATTGTGCTTGGCGGTCAGGGGCTTGCGCGACTGCCGGACGGACTTGTGGTGTTGGTTGACTCTGTTCTTCCAGGTGAAACAGTTACAATTGAACTCTCTTCCAAAAAGAAGCAGTACGCACAGGCAAAATTGCTTGAAGTTGTTGAATCATCTCCCCATCGGATTGTGCCACCGTGCAAGTATTACGCTGACTGCGGCGGGTGCGATCTGCAGCATTTCTCCTATACCTCCCAACTTGCAGTTAAAAATAACTGCTTTACAGACACGGTAGAACGAGCGCTTGGGGCAGAGCTCTTTTCTGCCATTCAAATTGAGCCTGTACTTAGCTCTGTTAATGAATTTTATTATCGGCAAAGAATCAGGCTGCAACGAGATAGGTACGGTGAGCTTGGTTTCTATAAAAAAGGCAGTCATGATGTGGTCGATATTGATTCGTGTCTGCTGGCAGTAGCTGAAATTAATTCTGTCTTATCATCGTTAAAAGAGTGCGCTCATCGTAGTTTGATTGAAAACGCCGTCGCTGTGGAACTTAACTACAGTCCTCTGGATGGCAAGGTTATCATCATCGTCCATCTCGCGCGAAAACCACGAGCGACAGACATCGCATCGGCTAAAAAAATTGCTGATGAGATTGCTCTGGTTAAATCGGTATGGATCGCAGTTGAGGGCTTTTCGTTAAATGGTCCATATCTATCGGGTGCTAATGGCGATACCCTGTCCGCTCAAACAATTGAGTTTTTGCTTGAAGGTGCATCTCAGAGTGAAAAACTAAAATTTAGCATTGAACCTGGCGGTTTTTGTCAGGTTAATTTGGAGCAGAACCAGCGGCTTGTTAGCCTTTTACTGGATTGGGTGCGAGAGTGTAGTGTACATGGAAGGGTCTTAGATCTGTTTTCCGGAATGGGAAATTTTTCATTACCCCTGGCACAATTGGGTCTTGAGGTAATGGCAACCGACGTTCAACGAGCCGCTATTCGAAGCGGTCAGCTAAACGCCGACCGGAACAACATCATAAGTTGTTCGTTTGCGCGCAGCGATGCCTTTAGTGCTATCAAGAAGCTCGCAAAGGATTCTGAAAAATTTGAGCTGATACTGCTTGATCCTCCCAGGCAGGGTTGTAAAAATATTACCCAATATTTGCCAGCCCTAGGAGCTGAGTACATTATTTACATCTCATGTGATCCTGCTACGTTGGCCAGGGATTTAGCCCATCTCTCAAAAATTGGCTATTCAATTAAAAAATGCCGTGCCGTAGACATGTTTCCTCAAACCCATCATATTGAGTCAATTTCGTTATTAAAGAGAGATTTGTCACACTGTGGAGATTGATTCACCTCTAATTGAAATTCAGCCTGTCTTGTTGATCAAGATGGTTAAAAGTAGGCTTTTGATTTGCGCGAATCCGTGTTAATAACTACATTCCTTGAGCTTTTAAATTCTTAAAGGGTTTTACTGTATGTTAAAGTCTATTCTCTTAATACTATTAGCCATAACGTCTCTCACGACCACTAAGGCCTTGTCCCATATTGAGCACGGTGGAATGCCCGACTCCGTAGCGGAGATGGAGTACCGGATTTTACTTGAGTTCGAGCCCCTAAAGCATGATGTCCGCAATAAACTCGGAAACGTTTTGTTGCGCCTGAAAAAATTCAAGGAAGCGAAGGATGAGTTCCTGATAGTCCTTGCTGAAGAGCCGAATGATTTGCAAGCTCAAATTGGTTTGGGGCAGATTTTAATGCATGAGGAAAAGTGGCTGGAGGCTGAAAATACGTTTCTTGGACTCCAGAAAAGGTATTCTGAAAATATCGAACTGTCATATCTTCTTGGTACTCTTTATAAAGACACTGGAAAAATACCTGAGGCGGAACAGATTTTTGTTAACCTGCTGAAAAAAGTTCAATTCGATCAAGGTGAAGAGTCTACCCATTGGCTTGAGAAAATTACTGAGGTTCTTGCTGATATTAAAAAGAAAGCTGAAGTTCCCTCCAGTAACTCTTCCTTGTAAGTCAATCTTTCCCACAACATGCAGCATTATCAAATAGTTCATCTTTCATTTATGGAACTTATTGTTCCTTTCGCTGTCTTAATGGCAGTAGTTTCTTACTTTATTCTGTCTAAAAAACCGTATACAGACGATAGTTCAGGCCAGAAGGCGGATTGGAGCGTGCCGAGTATTGATAAATATGCTCAAGGCGACTCTTTGTTTCATTTATGGGATGCTCGATTAAAAATATTCTCACTGATGGTCTATATTTTTGTGGTGTCATCTCTGGGTACTGTCCCGATATGCCTGGCAGCAGTTGTTATTTCGGTAATAGCTCTGCTGATTGCAGGTATTCCATGGCAACGCTCCTTAAATCGTCTTAAGGCGATGTCGGGTTTTCTGGTTATGTTTCTCCTGATTTTGCCGTTTACCGTTAAAGGCATTGAGGGAGAAAAACTATTTGTGATTGGCGGGATCGAAAGTTTGCCATTTCATTCAAGTGGTTTTCTGAAGGCGTCTATTATAATACTAAAAGCTTCAGCCATTGCCCTATTGATGGAACCGTTGTTTTCCACATCGCCATTTCCTGTGACGCTTTTGGCAATTTCACGACTCGGTATGCCGGTGGTAATCTGTCAAATGATACTGTTGTCGCACCGATATATACATGTTTTTCTCCAAGAGATGAGGCGTATGTATCGCGGGATGAAGGTCAGAGGGTTTCGTAAGCGAACCGACTTGGAAACCTTACGTTCTCTCGGAAATCTTCTCGGTATGCTTATTGTTCGTTCTTTTGATCGGACTCAGCGGGTGTACGATGCAATGTTGAGTCGTGGTTACTGCGGAGTTTTTCCAACATACACTCAGTTTTCGGCAAAACGTAATGATTGGCATAAATCTATTTGCTGTTTGATGTTGGCAGGTGTTTTACTGTTTTTCGATAGTTTTGTTTACTGATTCTTTGTTAAATCGAATTTATATGCATCTACTAACATCTCAAAGCAAATTACCCCGAAATCGACTGCCATTGTTTTCTCTGGATAACCTTTCATTCAGTTACCCAGACGGTAAACCGGCTCTTGATGGAGTCACTTTGAAAATTTATCATGGTGATCGGATTGCCCTGCTTGGTCAGAATGGTTCTGGGAAAACAACCCTTGCCAAACATCTAAATGGCATCCATATGCCTTCAGGTGGCAAAATTTCTTATAAGGGTAACAATCTAAAGCATCAGATTGATGCCATTCGACTTGAGGTTGGTGTTCTATTTCAGGATCCAGACGATCATCTTTTCTGCTCAACCCTCTATGAAGATATTGCCTTTGGTCCGATGAACCAGGGCTTGCCCGAAAATCTTGTCGACCAGAGGGTGCGTGCGGCAGCTAAAGCTGCAGAGCTTGAGGCCTATCTCTTTAAACCGGCGCATCTATTGAGTTATGGCCAGAAGAAACGAGCGGCCTTTGCAGCTGTTATGGCCATGGAACCGGCAATACTTATCCTTGATGAACCTACGGCGAATCTGGATCCGAAACACGAACAGATATTCAAAGATCAGTTAAGTCGATATCAAGGCACCCTGATCTGCATAAATCATGATCTTATATTCCTTTATGGTCTGTGTGATCGTGCGGTGGTTATGTCTGTCGGAAAAATTCATCATGATTATGCCTTTAATGATTTGCTAACGCATAAAGCCTCTCTGCGTGAGCACGGGCTTGATTTTTCATTTAGATTTCAATGCTGTGGTGGTCATGCTGGTCACCGTCATGACCACGGGGGCAACCAGGCGCTGCCGCAGGGCGCCGGCTCAGAATCTACTGCGAACGCAGTCATAGAGTTAACTGATTATAGCTATAGATATCCAGACGGAACTAGCGGATTGGATGGCGTCAATATAACTGTTTCCGAAGGTGATAAAGTAGCTCTTATCGGTGAAAATGGTGCCGGGAAGTCAACACTTGCCTGCGTTTTGCTTGGCACTATAAGTGGTGTTGGTTCTTATTCGTATCAAGGTGTTCCTGTGACTCCCAGGGGTAGAAAGGGATTATGGGGAAATATTGGGATGGTCTTTCAAGACTCCGCTGATCAGCTTTTCTGCTCATCCTGCTGGGATGAAATAGCCTTTGGCCCTCGGCAGTTAGGCTGTTCGGTTGATGAAATTGATAGTCGTGTTACTGCTGCTCTAGAGATGGTTAAGCTGGTCGGTTACGATAAACGTGTTCCTCTCAATATGAGCGGAGGTGAACGTAAACGTCTAGCTATAGCCGCAGTTCTTAGTATGAACCCGCAAGTTTTGATTCTTGATGAACCGACGGCAGGTCTGGATCCACACGGTGAAGAGATTTTGCTCGAAATTTTAAAAAGGCTGCCCGTTACGCTACTTCTGGTCACCCACGACCTGTTTTTTCTCAGAGAATTAACTGCGCGGACTGTTGTTATGCATCAGGGCAAGGTTATTCGAAACTATTCGACCACTGAGTTCCTGGCTGATTCGCATCTTGAATCGCTTAATCAGCTTGATTTTACCTATAAGAATCATTGCAGCCATGAGATAATGGCGATGCAGTCTACGAACTT
This sequence is a window from Desulfobulbaceae bacterium. Protein-coding genes within it:
- a CDS encoding acyl-CoA carboxylase subunit beta gives rise to the protein MKDKALQGGGAKRIEVQHKKHKLTARERIDLLLDQGSFEEFDILKTGQGACGEAEYPGDGVITGHGTIDGREVCVFSQDFTILGGSLGEAHSAKICKIMDHAVRVGAPIIGLNDSGGARIQEGVDSLAAYGEIFSRNVLASGVVPQISCIMGPCAGGAVYSPAMTDFTFMVESSSFMFVTGPNVVKTVTHQDISAEDLGGATVHNEKSGVAHFALPNDILCLREVRRLINYLPSNNTQTAPILDLRDPLDRVDPALDYLIPANPHQSYDMKILITSILDGAEFLEIQPHFAKNIIVGFGRLGGQTIGLIANQPAVLAGVLDVNASSKAARFVRFCDSFNIPIVTLVDVPGFMPGPEQEHGGIIRHGAKLLYAFVEATVPRITVILRKAYGGAYVVMNSKHIRCDINYAWPSAEIAVLGPKGASEIIYKKEIDAAADPAALLEQKSEEYRKVFANPFLAAQKGYIDDVITPSSTRTRLIRSLQFLENKSTQNPSRKHGNIPL
- the cbiQ gene encoding cobalt ECF transporter T component CbiQ gives rise to the protein MQHYQIVHLSFMELIVPFAVLMAVVSYFILSKKPYTDDSSGQKADWSVPSIDKYAQGDSLFHLWDARLKIFSLMVYIFVVSSLGTVPICLAAVVISVIALLIAGIPWQRSLNRLKAMSGFLVMFLLILPFTVKGIEGEKLFVIGGIESLPFHSSGFLKASIIILKASAIALLMEPLFSTSPFPVTLLAISRLGMPVVICQMILLSHRYIHVFLQEMRRMYRGMKVRGFRKRTDLETLRSLGNLLGMLIVRSFDRTQRVYDAMLSRGYCGVFPTYTQFSAKRNDWHKSICCLMLAGVLLFFDSFVY
- a CDS encoding ABC transporter ATP-binding protein; this encodes MHLLTSQSKLPRNRLPLFSLDNLSFSYPDGKPALDGVTLKIYHGDRIALLGQNGSGKTTLAKHLNGIHMPSGGKISYKGNNLKHQIDAIRLEVGVLFQDPDDHLFCSTLYEDIAFGPMNQGLPENLVDQRVRAAAKAAELEAYLFKPAHLLSYGQKKRAAFAAVMAMEPAILILDEPTANLDPKHEQIFKDQLSRYQGTLICINHDLIFLYGLCDRAVVMSVGKIHHDYAFNDLLTHKASLREHGLDFSFRFQCCGGHAGHRHDHGGNQALPQGAGSESTANAVIELTDYSYRYPDGTSGLDGVNITVSEGDKVALIGENGAGKSTLACVLLGTISGVGSYSYQGVPVTPRGRKGLWGNIGMVFQDSADQLFCSSCWDEIAFGPRQLGCSVDEIDSRVTAALEMVKLVGYDKRVPLNMSGGERKRLAIAAVLSMNPQVLILDEPTAGLDPHGEEILLEILKRLPVTLLLVTHDLFFLRELTARTVVMHQGKVIRNYSTTEFLADSHLESLNQLDFTYKNHCSHEIMAMQSTNFGA
- the rlmD gene encoding 23S rRNA (uracil(1939)-C(5))-methyltransferase RlmD, with the translated sequence MKKERHSVEIEKIVLGGQGLARLPDGLVVLVDSVLPGETVTIELSSKKKQYAQAKLLEVVESSPHRIVPPCKYYADCGGCDLQHFSYTSQLAVKNNCFTDTVERALGAELFSAIQIEPVLSSVNEFYYRQRIRLQRDRYGELGFYKKGSHDVVDIDSCLLAVAEINSVLSSLKECAHRSLIENAVAVELNYSPLDGKVIIIVHLARKPRATDIASAKKIADEIALVKSVWIAVEGFSLNGPYLSGANGDTLSAQTIEFLLEGASQSEKLKFSIEPGGFCQVNLEQNQRLVSLLLDWVRECSVHGRVLDLFSGMGNFSLPLAQLGLEVMATDVQRAAIRSGQLNADRNNIISCSFARSDAFSAIKKLAKDSEKFELILLDPPRQGCKNITQYLPALGAEYIIYISCDPATLARDLAHLSKIGYSIKKCRAVDMFPQTHHIESISLLKRDLSHCGD
- the mce gene encoding methylmalonyl-CoA epimerase, whose protein sequence is MVKKIDHIGIAVKSIDAARKFYEDALGLVCEKIETVDSQKVKTAFFSIGDTHIELLEATDQDSPVAKFIEKNGEGVHHIAYACDDIKLQLEQAKQAGVKLIHEEPVVGAGGKKVAFLHPKSSYGVLTEFCTK
- a CDS encoding acetyl/propionyl/methylcrotonyl-CoA carboxylase subunit alpha, translated to MFDKILIANRGEIAVRVIQTCKRLGVKTVAVFSDIDSRSLHVREADEAVYLGPAPSEQSYLLKDKIIEQALKLNCQAIHPGYGFLSENAQFAQMVIDAGLVFIGPPPKVIEKLGDKIEAKAVAIKAGVPVVPGHNEPVSDPADLEAIADRIGYPILLKPAAGGGGRGMRIVHAKDELAAAFKAGQEETRKAFADDKLFVERFVENPRHIEIQIMADSHGNVVYLGERECSIQRRYQKVIEEAPSIALTPEMRKRIGELACSLSKEAGYVNAGTVEFILDAHGDFFFLEMNTRLQVEHPVTELITGKDLVEIQLEVASGQALAFTQDEIVLNGWAFEARICAEDPERNFLPSTGLITRYSEPRGEGVRLDSGISAGSNVSVYYDSMLAKVISYGKDREEARRRLISALNGFHLEGVITNVDFSNAILNHPAFIKGDLTTHFIEDHFDQGTMKIDPPMDQLEKMVIAATLVYHNRKNLVRVSLRPMISKVGPEHRKDGWIHYVVKGLKNVFTIKLKGNIDSKQWEVEVNSNSYHVVTPSFEFFRRRLKLTINDTIEYFRLQYKENFIWSSFCGISRNFEVYTPREWELSSYMPLERKSVKDNILRAPMPGLIVDVTVKPGDQVFRGQDLVIIESMKMESGVASPCDGQVDEVKTSSGQAVESGDVLITFVK